Proteins from a genomic interval of Bifidobacterium longum subsp. infantis ATCC 15697 = JCM 1222 = DSM 20088:
- a CDS encoding methylated-DNA--[protein]-cysteine S-methyltransferase, whose amino-acid sequence MTQRQLMRATVETPIGRMMMASDGEGLTELCLEDWWWATDHQAVLDSNRESDREPDVFRMTRVWLTAYFAGERPGLDQTPPLHPAGTPFQHEVWNLVAEIPYGMTVSYGELAAELAERRGGGRMAAQAVGGAVKRNPVTIIVPCHRVVGSGRAFGGYGGRLDIKAELLELEGVDLARFDLPNP is encoded by the coding sequence ATGACGCAACGACAACTGATGCGGGCCACAGTCGAAACGCCCATCGGCAGGATGATGATGGCCTCGGACGGCGAGGGACTTACCGAACTCTGTCTTGAAGACTGGTGGTGGGCCACCGATCACCAAGCCGTTCTCGATTCGAATCGCGAATCCGATCGTGAACCCGATGTGTTCCGTATGACCCGCGTATGGCTGACCGCCTATTTCGCCGGCGAGCGCCCCGGCCTAGATCAGACGCCGCCGTTGCATCCCGCCGGCACGCCATTCCAACATGAAGTGTGGAATCTGGTGGCCGAAATTCCCTATGGCATGACGGTAAGTTACGGCGAACTCGCCGCCGAATTGGCCGAACGACGCGGTGGCGGCCGCATGGCCGCGCAGGCGGTCGGAGGCGCAGTGAAGCGCAATCCGGTTACCATCATCGTGCCCTGTCACCGCGTAGTCGGCTCGGGCCGCGCGTTTGGCGGCTACGGCGGCCGACTCGACATCAAGGCCGAGTTGCTTGAACTCGAGGGCGTGGATCTGGCGCGCTTCGATCTGCCGAACCCTTGA